From Canis lupus familiaris isolate Mischka breed German Shepherd chromosome 23, alternate assembly UU_Cfam_GSD_1.0, whole genome shotgun sequence:
AAGAGCCACTCAGGGTTCCGGCAGCAGAGGTGACGAGGAACCTCACGGCTCTGTAGGATGCGGGCCTGCTCGGCCCGGTCCAGGTGAGCGATGCCCCCCTGGTCCCAGGGCCGCTCGGGATGCGTGACGGTGTTCTCCGGCATCATGTTGCGCCAGGCCACATACTGGAGGTCCATGCCAGGCAGCGTGGCCAGCGTCTTATAGGGGGTGTAGTGGTCAGGGTTGACGGCATAGGGGAAGAGCTCGACCACGGTCGCCCCGCGGGGCAGGAAGAGGGCAGTGACCAGCTGGGCCCCATGCACGCTGACCAGCATGGAGGCGTTGCTGACCAGCCGCACGACATCGGCAAAGGCCTGGTCCTCCAGGGACACCGTCACCGTCTTCATCTGGAACTCCTGGGCCAGGGCCAACAGCAGCTCCGCCTCATTCAGGATGAGCCTGTTTTGGGTTCGGCTGAAGACCAAGATGTACTCCTCCCCGAGGGGAGCGCCCGCCTGGCTCACGTTCAGCTTCTCCATCATGAACCGGGCGAACTGCCGGATCTCGTTGCCGGAGACGAGGATGTTAGCCTTGGGGCCCTGCGGCTGCACGAAGCCATACTGGTACCAGGTGGTGACCTTGGAGAGGCCCACGAAGGCGTGGGAGAAGCACAGCAGCCGGCCCAGCGTCTTCAGCTGCGCGCGCAGGAGCGGCTGCTTAGGGCTGAGGAGCTTGTACAGGTCGAAGTGGGCGCCCTCGCTCCAGCCCTCCATGAAGAAGAGGCGGGCCTCGTGGGCCAGGCCGGGGAACTGCCTCAGCGTGTAGAAGAGAGGCAGCAGGTCGTCGTGGAAGACGTGCATCAGGTTGTCGGGGTTGAAGCGGTTGGCGACCAGGGCCACGTCGGGCACGAACACGGGCTTGGGCAGGAAGCGCAGGGCGGCGGCCGGCAGCTCCACGAAGTTGAAGTACTGGGTGTTGTGGTCCTCCACGGTGGACAGGTCGAGCAGGGCCGGCTGGAAGCGCCGGGAGCCCAGGTTGGGCAGCATGACCGAGGCGTTGC
This genomic window contains:
- the POMGNT2 gene encoding protein O-linked-mannose beta-1,4-N-acetylglucosaminyltransferase 2 precursor, producing MHLSAVLNALLVSVLAAVLWKHVRLREHAAALEEEVAAGRQAPAPGPAPRADYARALQLLSEGGTHMVCTGRTHTDRVCRFKWLCYSNEAEEFIFFHGNASVMLPNLGSRRFQPALLDLSTVEDHNTQYFNFVELPAAALRFLPKPVFVPDVALVANRFNPDNLMHVFHDDLLPLFYTLRQFPGLAHEARLFFMEGWSEGAHFDLYKLLSPKQPLLRAQLKTLGRLLCFSHAFVGLSKVTTWYQYGFVQPQGPKANILVSGNEIRQFARFMMEKLNVSQAGAPLGEEYILVFSRTQNRLILNEAELLLALAQEFQMKTVTVSLEDQAFADVVRLVSNASMLVSVHGAQLVTALFLPRGATVVELFPYAVNPDHYTPYKTLATLPGMDLQYVAWRNMMPENTVTHPERPWDQGGIAHLDRAEQARILQSREVPRHLCCRNPEWLFRIYQDTKVDIPSLIQTVRRVVKGRPGPRKQKWTVGLYPGKVREARCQASVQGASEARLTVSWQIPWNLKYLKVREVKYEVWLQEQGENTYVPYILALQNHTFTENIKPFTTYLVWVRCIFNKTLLGPFADVLVCNT